The genome window TTGTTTTTAAGCAGATCCAACCCATATATGAACAGGATCCCTGATATTTGTCCTGACAGCATCAACATACCATTTGATGCTGTTTCTGGGACTGGACTGGTGATCTCGGCAGCATATTGAAAGCCTATAGGTCCCACACCTAGTATAAAGAATCCGAAAATGCAAGCTGATGCTATCAATACCCAATAAATAGACGAAAATACTAAACCCACTAATCCTAAAATAGAACAGGCAAATGAAATAACCATCAATGGACGTCGTTTGCGGATACGGTCTGATATTGAAGGAATAATTATAGCACCTACAATACCGCTTAATACCAATGCCCCGCCTATCATACCGGCTTGTGTTATGGAGAGCCCTTTAGGCCTTACAATATTTTCAATCCAGGTTGAAATGGCATTGAATGTGCCCAATCCGATAAAAAATACAGACATCAGTAGCAGGAAATTCTTATCGTGAAGTATATGTTTGAGCCCCTCCATGGCTAATGGTTTTTCCTCCTGTTCAGGAGGATAAGAGGATGATGCAGGGCGTTCTCTTGCAAAGATGACGAATATCAGACCACAAGCTACTGCGATGATGCCGTTTACTAAAAGCATTACCGACATTCCGTATTTCAATACCAGCCATGGAGTTAACATCATCCCTACAATTATACCTATGTAGCTGGATAGAGTACCTAACCCGGAAGCGGTTGCCCTTTCATCCGGAGGAAACCACCTGGATGCCATGGTAGTTATTGCATTGGCAATGAATGGTTGCCCGATGGATATGCCGATTTGAGAGATCAATACTAGGGTATAATTATCAGCAAATATCCCCCTGGATAGACCAAAAATAATGGTTAAAACTGCACCCACACCAACTCCTTTGCGGAATCCGTATGTGTCTATAACCCAGGAGGCAGGCACTGAAATTATTATGTACGTAATCATGAAAACCATAGATAACAAGCCTATTTGCAGGTCAGATACTCCGTAGAACTTAGCTGCTTCTCCTGTGATAGGAGCAAAAGTTATCCACATTATATTCTGAGCTGCAAATATACACATGAAGGATATAAGTACTACCCATCTGTAAGGGTATACCTTAAAATTACTTTTTTCCATGAACTCCCCTCCATTTTTTTAATATAAGAATTCATAAAAAGTTCTATAAAATTTTAAAAAGAGTTTGGTATTATGAATATTGACGGTTTTAAGATGGAAATTTGCATATTCTAAACAGCAATCATGTGAAGAGCGTAAGATGAGTACCTCAATGATATGTAAAAATAGTTGCAAAGATAAATACAATAAATAACATTGATTATATTATACTCCTTTATTATGATAAATCAAGCTTTATATACTTAAGTACAAATATATACTAAAGTTTTGTTTTAAGCATATTATTTATATAAAGTGCAATTGTATGTTATGGCTAATTTTTAAGGAGTTAGTAATAAGACATTAAAAAAGGTCGTTATATAGAGCTTTCATATTGAATAATAAGGGAAAATATAATATACTTATTAATAAGGTATAAAAAACAACTAAGAGGGGGGATTTCTTTTGGCTTTTTTGTTAGGTATCGATATCGGTACATCTGCTACAAAAACAGTGCTTTTTGATGAGAAAGGGAATACGGTAGTCAGCTCGTCTGAAGAATATCCGTTATATCAGCCAAAGGTGGGATGGGCGGAACAGGATCCTGAAGATTGGTGGAAAGCTACATACAATTCCATAAAGAGTGTAATTTATAAAAGTGGGATTGATGCTTCAGACGTGAAAGGTGTAGGTCTTTCTGGGCAGATGCATGGGGCGGTTTTGCTGGATAAAGATTGCAATGTGTTGAGGAGGGCTATAATCTGGTGCGATCAGAGGAGTGCAGCTGAATGTGAAGAGATAACTTCTATTATAGGTAAAGACAGACTTATCCAGATA of Clostridia bacterium contains these proteins:
- a CDS encoding MFS transporter; protein product: MEKSNFKVYPYRWVVLISFMCIFAAQNIMWITFAPITGEAAKFYGVSDLQIGLLSMVFMITYIIISVPASWVIDTYGFRKGVGVGAVLTIIFGLSRGIFADNYTLVLISQIGISIGQPFIANAITTMASRWFPPDERATASGLGTLSSYIGIIVGMMLTPWLVLKYGMSVMLLVNGIIAVACGLIFVIFARERPASSSYPPEQEEKPLAMEGLKHILHDKNFLLLMSVFFIGLGTFNAISTWIENIVRPKGLSITQAGMIGGALVLSGIVGAIIIPSISDRIRKRRPLMVISFACSILGLVGLVFSSIYWVLIASACIFGFFILGVGPIGFQYAAEITSPVPETASNGMLMLSGQISGILFIYGLDLLKNKATGSMTLPLSIIICLQVLAVAICATLKESNMMIQVIETDDKKQSNITM